One genomic segment of Fibrobacter sp. UWH4 includes these proteins:
- the pelA gene encoding pectate lyase, with protein MSVWKRSTPVMGVFGLAFAVSSFAADYVPPSTAVSRVNSYRGYSELTDAAKGMDIDQYAYNMTTWQISNGGFYKAMADKYKSAYSGGQKSEWRAKDGGDLGTIDNNATIQEMRLLAVRYKETTNNSYKVAFKTSFNKAVNFLLTMQRSKGGLPQVWPKRGNYSDQITLNDNAMIRAMVTMMDIANKTSPFDSDIIDEATRSKMQGALDKAIDYLLKAQIVNNGNLTVWCAQHDTNSLAPVGARAYELPSKSGNESMGVVWFLMNWPKQTEAIQNAVKGAIAWYKKNRLKDKAFSKTAGVVDKSGSSLWFRFYEVNSDDYFFCDRDGASTKTQDFMKISEERRTGYQWAGDYGSAILSTEAAYLEALEKAAGSYVPPPPPAALCGSDTCKTYIDGVNFVDIKGAKETTNTGFVGEGYANVDNETGSYVTYGVTAAKADEYDLTIRFANGGSSARGYDIYVGDVLVVQGVSMGSTGGWTTWEAQTIKVPLEKGYSELKFTSTGSEGMANIDYIGWMNADLYAGEKDIGGTTVIGTRAVQAVSANAAARYYVDFGSRDNAAGVYLKKANGKVFKVNGKR; from the coding sequence ATGAGTGTTTGGAAAAGGTCTACGCCGGTAATGGGCGTGTTCGGATTGGCGTTTGCCGTGTCGTCGTTTGCGGCGGATTATGTACCCCCTTCGACGGCGGTTTCGAGGGTTAATTCTTACCGCGGCTATTCGGAACTCACCGACGCGGCTAAAGGCATGGATATCGACCAGTACGCCTACAACATGACCACGTGGCAAATAAGCAACGGCGGTTTTTACAAGGCCATGGCCGACAAGTACAAGAGCGCTTATTCCGGTGGGCAGAAGTCGGAATGGCGCGCCAAGGATGGCGGCGACCTCGGCACTATTGACAACAATGCAACTATTCAAGAAATGCGCTTGCTGGCTGTGCGTTACAAGGAGACGACCAACAACAGTTACAAGGTCGCTTTTAAGACGAGCTTCAACAAGGCCGTGAACTTTTTGCTGACCATGCAGCGTTCCAAGGGCGGGCTTCCGCAGGTGTGGCCCAAGCGCGGCAACTATTCGGACCAGATTACGCTGAACGACAACGCCATGATTCGTGCAATGGTCACCATGATGGACATTGCAAACAAGACGTCTCCGTTTGATTCCGATATCATTGACGAGGCGACTCGCAGCAAGATGCAGGGCGCGCTGGACAAGGCGATTGATTACCTGCTCAAGGCACAGATTGTGAACAACGGGAATCTGACGGTGTGGTGCGCCCAGCACGACACGAACAGCCTCGCTCCGGTGGGTGCCCGCGCCTACGAACTCCCGAGTAAGTCTGGCAACGAATCCATGGGCGTAGTGTGGTTCCTGATGAATTGGCCTAAACAGACCGAAGCGATCCAGAATGCGGTCAAGGGCGCCATTGCCTGGTACAAGAAAAACAGATTGAAAGACAAGGCCTTTAGCAAGACGGCTGGCGTTGTAGACAAGTCGGGCTCTTCGCTGTGGTTCCGCTTTTACGAAGTGAATAGCGACGATTACTTTTTCTGCGACCGCGACGGAGCCAGTACCAAGACGCAGGACTTTATGAAGATCAGCGAGGAACGCCGAACGGGTTACCAGTGGGCAGGTGATTACGGCAGCGCAATCCTTTCGACGGAAGCTGCATATTTGGAAGCGCTCGAAAAGGCTGCGGGTTCGTATGTTCCGCCTCCGCCGCCGGCCGCACTTTGCGGGAGCGATACCTGCAAGACGTACATCGATGGCGTGAATTTCGTGGACATCAAGGGGGCCAAGGAAACGACGAATACGGGCTTTGTGGGCGAGGGCTACGCGAATGTGGATAACGAAACGGGTAGCTACGTGACTTACGGCGTAACCGCAGCGAAGGCGGACGAATACGATTTGACAATCCGCTTTGCAAACGGGGGCTCTAGCGCTCGCGGCTACGACATATATGTGGGCGATGTGCTTGTTGTTCAAGGCGTGAGCATGGGCTCTACGGGTGGCTGGACCACTTGGGAGGCGCAAACTATTAAGGTGCCGCTCGAAAAGGGTTACAGCGAACTCAAATTTACGAGTACGGGTAGCGAAGGCATGGCAAACATCGATTACATTGGCTGGATGAATGCTGATTTGTACGCCGGCGAAAAAGATATCGGTGGAACGACCGTGATCGGGACCCGCGCCGTGCAGGCTGTTTCGGCAAATGCTGCCGCCCGCTACTATGTAGACTTTGGTAGCCGTGACAACGCCGCAGGCGTTTACCTGAAAAAAGCGAACGGAAAAGTGTTTAAAGTGAATGGAAAGAGGTAG